The segment CGCGGGCTCGTGAACTACGACAGCGGGGAGCTGCCCAGCCTCATCGGCCGGTCGACGCACGCGCTGGCCGCCGAGCTGGGCGCCGACTACGAGCGCGAGGTCGTGCACCGTGACGACCTCGTCGTCCTCTGACCCGACCTGCTGGGCACGCAGGATCCTGCGTCCCCGGGAGTCAGGGCCGGTCGACGTCGACCCAGACGAGCCGGTGGTCCGAGGCCGGGAACGGGAACGTGCCGGTGAGCCGTGACAGGGGGTCGGCCTGCGTGGGCCAGAAGACGCGGGCGTCGCGGATGCGCAGGTCCCGGCTCGGCAGCACGTAGTCGGCTCGGATGTTGCCCGGCGGCTCCGCGAAGTCGGCGGTGTCGAACCTCGGGTCGCCCCGGTGTGCGTCGTTCGCCCCGCCCTGCAGTCGGGCCGCCTCCACGGCACCCTCGCTGGACGGCGTCACCGACGTGTTCACGCGGGGCAGGTCGAGCAGCTGGTTCGCGGCACCGGGGAGGGAGTCGCCGTCGACGGGGTCGGAGTTCAGGTCGCCGGCGACGACGAACGGGGCGGCGGGGGAGAGGCCCCCGCGCCGGCCGCTGTCGTCCCTGATCCAGCGCGCCTGGCGAGGGGAGCCGACGTAGTCCGCCCAGAACCGGATCTCGTCGGCGTTGCGACGGCCGTTGCGGTCCTGGGGGCCGTCGAAGACCGGCGGCGTCGGGTGGCTGACGAGCAGGTGGACCGACCGACGGCCGACCTTCACGGGCACGTCCCAGTGGGACTTGCTCGACAGGCGCAGGACGTCGACGGCCTCGGGGGAGTAGTAGCCGGACGGCATGCGGTTGCCCGGCATGTCCTTCCACAGCTGCTTCTGGAACGTGCGGATCCGCTTCGCGTCGATCGGGTAGCGGCTCAGCACCGCCATGCCGTACTGGCCGGGGAACGCGCCGAAGCCGTACGCGTCGTCGGAACCGTCCGTGGTCCCGTCGCCGTTCAGGTCGAGACCGGTCGGGACGCCCGTGTTGACCGGCGCCGTGAACGTGTACCGGTAACGGATCGGCTCCGCCCCGTTCCAGCCCCGTGCCAGGTAGTTCCGCGCGAGCAGACGCAGCGCCTCCGGGTCGTGGTCGACCTCCTGCAGCACGAGCACGTCGGGCCGGGCGCGCTGGATCGTCTCGGCGACCGCCCGCGCCTGGGCGTTCGCGTCGGTGGTCAGGTCGCGCCGCAGGTCGCCCTCGGCCGGCCGGTTGAGCGAGGCGTTGAACGTCGCGAACCGCACCGACGGCTCGTGGCCGGGACCGTGGTGGCCACCGCCGTGGGCCTCGGCGGGCGACGACGTGGAGGGCACGGCCAGGACGGTACCGCCCAGGACGAGGGCGAGTGCGAGGGCGAGGCGTCGTGCCGGTGCGCGCCCGCCGCGCGTGTTGAAGGGTCCCCGAGTCATGCGCGGCACTGTTCCAGGCGCGGGTGAACGACGGGTGACGTCCCCCGCCCTCGCTACGATCGGGGCGTGAAGGAACAGGTGCACGAGCTCGCCCGACGGTCGCGGACCGCCGCCCGGACCCTCGCTCTCGCGTCGCGGGCGCAGAAGGACGCTGCCCTGCTCGCGATGGCCGATGCGCTCGTCGCCGCCACCGAGCGGATCGTGGCCGAGAACGCGGCGGACGTCGAGACCGCCCGCGCCGACGGCACCCCCGAGAACGTGATCGACCGCCTGCTCCTGGACGCCGACCGGGTGGCGGCCTTCGCACAGGGCGTGCGC is part of the Aeromicrobium sp. Leaf245 genome and harbors:
- a CDS encoding endonuclease/exonuclease/phosphatase family protein is translated as MTRGPFNTRGGRAPARRLALALALVLGGTVLAVPSTSSPAEAHGGGHHGPGHEPSVRFATFNASLNRPAEGDLRRDLTTDANAQARAVAETIQRARPDVLVLQEVDHDPEALRLLARNYLARGWNGAEPIRYRYTFTAPVNTGVPTGLDLNGDGTTDGSDDAYGFGAFPGQYGMAVLSRYPIDAKRIRTFQKQLWKDMPGNRMPSGYYSPEAVDVLRLSSKSHWDVPVKVGRRSVHLLVSHPTPPVFDGPQDRNGRRNADEIRFWADYVGSPRQARWIRDDSGRRGGLSPAAPFVVAGDLNSDPVDGDSLPGAANQLLDLPRVNTSVTPSSEGAVEAARLQGGANDAHRGDPRFDTADFAEPPGNIRADYVLPSRDLRIRDARVFWPTQADPLSRLTGTFPFPASDHRLVWVDVDRP